The genomic DNA AGGTCATGAGAGGAAATGTAATTAACTCTCGGTAATCCAGGTGCAAGCTATCAAGCGATGTCAAAAGGAAATTGATAGAGGAACTCCTATAGGTAACACAGTATACAGAGGATAAACATCGGTGATTAAGGTAGCGAAAATTGTTATATGGAAGCGATCTTATATTTCTGTTGTATACTACAGCATCGCGgtgtattatgaaaaaaaaaatggttgggacaagaaagagaacaaaagcATCAAGACTGATGATTAACCCTCCGTATATGCAGACGCTACATAATTATTCACAAGACATCGGCATCAGCATTGTCTGACCAACAAACTTTGAGACCTTCCTGCATTACGAATAGTTGTTTACAATCTCAGCCGAACTAATTAGCCAGAGGACGTGGTATCATCATAGCCGAACAGTGGTACATAATTGGTGTCAAGTCCTTTCTccaactctttcttttttttcccctctgtctctccctccctcccccctccttcctccctcctccttccccttcccccctccctccctccccctcttttcCTGTTCTACCCACTGATctagaggggagatcagtggtTCTACCATGCTGTGCAGCGCTGATTATTTGGCAATTCCGGAGAAGAAAGAGTAAAAATGATACACGTTTCCCATCATGCTCCATTCTTCTCTCCTTTTCCTGAACGTCTGTGATATTAATGCCCGTGTCCTTCTCATGTTATCGGTATGTAAACCATTAAAGTCAGTGTTTATACTGTTGTGTTGGGATCGGTTTAGTTTAGAGAGGTTATACACGTACGTTCAATAATTATCATGTCACGCTGTAATGTATTTTCAAGTGTAGTTTATTTGTCCTGACCTCTCTCTTCGAGCTTCAGAATGCCAGTCCTTCTTAATTGAATGATATGCAATTCTGTTCATACattgattcatatacatttgtGACAACATACAATGCATGGGTGAATGAGTGAATGGGGTGGAGTCGTCATTTTAAAGAGAGGGTTTTGATTGGGCAAAACTTGGGTTGTTATAGAAATAAAGGCGGGACTAGTTTTTGGAAGGAGGAAGTATTCTTGGATTTGGATTCAACAACAATCTAGTAATCAATGGGCAGCGAGATGTTTGGTTTGGACTCAACCTGGTCGTAAAAAAAAGATGGGgctagatgtacaatgtatactcaAGGGATGATGAAGGTCAATGACTCACTGGAGGTGGAGAGTACTGGTAGGCGTCATTGGCCGGAGGTGAAGTGACATATCCGGTCATCATagtggaatgggggggggggggggtagtgacAACTTTGTGCATCATTACACAACAATGGAaacagttgatttttttttagatatacttctttaaaaaatgcaGCATTTTCAAAACAATTGCATAATTATTTGTTCTTATGAATATTGtttgctggaaataaatgtcGTGCGAACcttgaaattgtgaagtttcgctGACTCTTGCCAAAAGTTCtcaaacagttgatatgaatatgcaaatgagtgagctgatgatatCATCACCTCACATAATTTCCATCGATCGTATCCCCAAACTGatgaaaattcttttttttctgatgtaaaaaaaaaaaaaaaaattaaacgtAGTATATTATTTCTGGCTAGAaagatcaaaataatgatcagtaaATGTATTAGGATTTAAAACCTGGACATTATtgcgttgaaaaaaaaaaaaccgcgaAATTAATTTTTAAGATTTCGTATAGACAAACTAGAATGATAAGTTGtgaggcgatgacatcatccactcactcatttgcatagactgttcaagaactgttttgtgaaaattagagAAACTTGACAGTTTCCCAACTCCCTTACCGCGTTTTGTTTATGCTGAGGCCActatatttttattctttcttttcggATTAGATATGTTATCTTGCTGGTAATTGTCCTGGTAACAGGAAATCGGAGGTTAAATTTCTGATGGTGTTTCATCGCACgagaaaaaggggggggggcgaaccCTCCGAAATTCTACTTTAGTGTATATTTTATctatcttttcttctccttttttgtcAGATGTGTGCGCGTATGGGGCAAGAGCGCACTATGAGAGTCTGATAGAGCGGTCAAGATGAGTCCGATCCCCAActcccgtcccccccccccaaaaaaaaagaaagcaaaaaaaaaaggaaaaaaaaaagaatgtagaCCCATTGACTGCACTGTACCAGTCTCCTTCTAGATTTATTGAGTATTTAAGTAACCATGAACACTGAACAGATGTAAAAATGACGATATTTTCCAAATCGTTGGAAAGGGATTGTATGTGTAGAAAGATTGATCACAGTAGCTAGTTATTGCGAGGTATTCCTGAGCAACATCCACAGACTTCCCgatatgccacagcgcccccatgaTTGTTTCGATCACATTATCACTGCTGACCATTGAAGTATTTGGCTTCCCACGGGGATGTAGTCTGTTTAatttcttcagcaaattttgagataaaataattttatttattgttttgttgtaaCAAATTACCACTTATAATCTTAAGAAACttcagtgtgtttttttatatgaaaagaaaaaagaatcggCCCTACTTCAAATAACTCTCTTCTTGTTAGTGGTGGGCATCATttatcatcatctatataataaagtgaaaatatgattttcttgttatattgtcattctttaccatatttttctgtgtttcttCCAAATTATCTCGGAGTGTTGGTGTGATGTCTATACTTACTACTGCAAGTCCCCAGATAAGTTTTAAAGGTCTGTCTTTGATCACCATTATGCATTCCAGGGATCTAAGATTAATACAAGCCTGCTTTCCTAGGACCCCTCCAGTTCACTTGCTCTATActattattgtattgtatttattttctgtctttaaaaagatatacaaacaaagatatacATGTTACATGAAATAGGCTTCAACGGAGGGATTACCCTACTGAGCGTTGTTATCGTAACAACGCTGTTTTACAGAGGGGTCACttacatgagaaatataaacaaacagtACAGTTAcataagaagaaaatacaaacattcagAGAAATATTTCCGATGAGAATTATAAAAAGTTTTGataataaaaaatacacaaagatAGGCATTTACGTACAttcaacaaagaaagaaattgaattagGAATATACATCTACATGTTACATGGACAATAACATTTTATTATCACATAAAATCAGAAATACAATTTTCTAATCCCTTTAAAAATATATCTGCACTTGAGGTCAATTTCAAAGCATAATTATATGAGGCATTGCATTGTATTTCATCGATCCCCTAATGTGGTGTTCTATACAATATCAGTACGAGGCTTCGGGAGAAGAATATTTCCTGCgttacagagaaaatatgaGTCACGTGAAGACCGGAATATATCATTCATATAGACGAGGATAACATAATTAAATGCTTCCTACGTCTAGACTCAAGAGAAGACCTGTTTAAAACAGAATGAATTTGGAAGTTAAACACATGTTTGTAAGGAGTGTTTTCATGATAACCTGGCGGCCCAGCGCGATTTTGAAGAATTTGCAATTGTTTGATATATTTTAGGACTTGaatcaaataattatgatatcagCATATTCAAAAAGTGGCAAGATAAAAAGCTGATAAATCAACTTCAGATATAGATTCTTTCATGAATTAATGCTGATCATAATTTTCCGTAGACTGTAATAATTCCCCTGTATAAAATGTTACTATACATTGCGTATTGTTTTGCACTGTAGCTGTTCTCACGAAAGGCTTGTATTATTGGGAATCTCGTGTTCTTGTGGAAACCGGGAATAAACTTGATTGACACGCCTAATCGCTAAGGAGCACAGAGATTTAAAAATCGTGCAAGTGATAACTAGTTTGTTTAAAACTTTTGGGTATAAACGATCCCCTTTGCAACGTTATTGTAATGGATATTGTTTCCACTAACAATACACAGtatcaagcgcgccggaacacttctggttttggggggggggggcaaaatctcaccGGGGGCACATTTtctgtgacgatgtgagatcctcgtcgcgggagcgaagcgaggcgaggggggagggggagggggataccccccccccccccgggagcttttgtaaaacagggtacaaacgtcgcgtttatagaccatttaaaagcaaatttctaaggaattaaacatagtggtGCGAAGGGccatgattattacatacgggagtacataataatgtgatagtgtgagatcctcggcgagggagcgaagcgaccgagcggggggagggtgtgggagggggacaccccctcccacggtagggactttttgtaaaaacagggtacaaaagtcgcgtttatagaccatttaaaagcaaatttcaaaggaattaaacatagtgaaaaataataatcagtgcgaagggctatgattattacatacggcggtatattatgtgatggtggagggtgtgagagggggattttatagagcattttaaatcaattttctgaggaattaaacatagtaaaagaaatcactgcgaaggtctatgataataacttatgaaaacttttcattttactataagtacgggcagaacgagcgagccactttcactttgcaatttatctgaaatgtactcattaaaagcttaaacgtgaccgcatcgttcgaacaataaaaaaatattcttatactgctaaaaagcaaagaagaaaatgaaaaatgtaaggttttctataggtatgtttcagcgggcacactcgaggacaagaggctaccatctatacactaaatttactcataaggtactattagtgtatagatacaataatgtatgttgttagtgtattataattttcgccccgttaggggcgaaaaattttgcatttttagttatgaaattgcaacatttagacgagaaatatgcctttattgttcattttggtctttaaatcagtgatcaattatttgttacagggggcactttgggggggcaaaaactcgttttgcccccccaacattttgtttggggggggggcaagtgccacccctgccccccccccccccccccccccgcttccggcgcccttgcacAGTATATTGGTCTATTATATTCAGTTGAATTACAGTATATGCTCACCATTACAGCAGtaagaaaaagcaaacaaaaacaaacaaacaaaagtaagGAAACGCTATTGGCATATAAGATTTTTATACTATTGAGGAAGTAGATTATGTATTATTTTGAATAAATGATTGTATTATTACATAACGTGCACTTTCAGTTAGGCAACACGTCCACTGGCCTTGATCAATGTTAGAGCATCAGCTAGAGCTGGGAAGACAGCTGTGTCGATACGAGTTCGACTCTACACAATCACTGTGGGAATCGAATGGGAGCATACCTCCTTGATGGGATCGCGCAAGCCAGCCCACTCCGTGTACGgtgtgcgcatgcgcattaCACGTTAGCAACCACAAGAAAATACAGCCGAACGACGTTGTCTGCACCTCCGTAACTCTTCGTTAGAAACATGGTAAGATCACCAAGTTTTCAAGTTTTATCTCGAATTTGAAcataaatttttacattttcagtgaCACCTAAATTTGCGATCAACCGATGCAGCTGAAGTGAGAATCGGCTCGTAAATATGCAGTCTGGTCATTGACAAATTTGTGTCACAGGTGTAACCCTATTGAACTACACTGTAATGAGTACATGCTGTATAGCTGCATGCAGAAATATGCAGCAGCAGCAAAGCCTGTATTCTATGTGTGCTGTGTATTGGTACGTTCGTATCACTGCACTGATTAGTGTGTATCAACACTGACAGTCAATCCCACATCACACTGAATGGCATATCATGATCAGTGATAGTTTAATACACTATAGGTGGGTCTagtatgttttttctttcatgtgtgATATTGTTGGTTGGAAACTGAAGTGTTGGGGCGTTACGTGGCGGGGGAATGGATAGTATGATGGGGGGTCGGGTTGGTGTTTCCGGACACTTTGTCTTAAGTTAAGTTAGCGCGTGAAAACTTacctattttacatagaatatgcacccttctTTACCTCAAAGACTatggcatactcgtgaaataggccccaccactgcgtgtccgtacaAATACTccggcggctcgcctgtttatactcgtgaattcagccccaccgtgtggcgttcatcggtaggtaagcacggcggtggggctttcttccacagtataatactcgtgaaatgcggccccaccaaacggcgtttacgcgaCATGCATAcggcggtggggccgatttccacagcatagcatctttcgtcctccctttctcccgtttttttctttggtcttctactttttattctcggaaggactccctGAAGTCCCttgactaatttaacggccaatttaaccataaatacaaccctacctaaccctaaaccctaaccctaacctaaccttgcttgctaacgcacgggtgcacgcgcactgcggtggggcctatttcacgattttgcccttgatatagactcctcatatactagacaacatactctgaaaaagGCGTGataattaacctgctaaatcattggattttccccttcaaagtgactccatgtatgAATGTATCAAAGAGAGTTGTGCACGTGTTGATTTTGTACGGGAAATATATGGGGAGCGAGCGTGCAGGGGTGTTTACATTCTCGCTGTACGAACATTCAATCGAACTGGCCTATTAAAATGACGTGTGTATGAATAACTCGTAACATGTAACACCTTTAGGCCTATGTGAGACTTTCATTTCTGATATACCGGCAGCGAGTACGACACGCATCGCAGCCAGCGGGAGGTATAAATTACATACATTAgcaagaaaataagttttttaggtgagaaaatgaaagaattatcatattttatgaaattatgagacAGTTAATTACATTTTTGCATCGCATCTTGTAGATCTATCCATGAGAATTCCATTCCCAAGTTGGTTTTATTCGTGGGTGCGTCATTTTCATTACAGACGCACTTACGCGCACTTACAATatgcgtccggtcccacaacctgTCCGGTCCCACGCTTGGTAACTTTTGCAATTGCACCTGTTCGTCAAATGACCTCCAAACATGTACAAACTCACCCTTGTGTTGTGGTGGACGCTACTGTCGCTAGGACCCAGCACAAAAAGTGTTGAACTTGTGAGACATCTACTTTACTTTGTGAATTGTGTGTATACAGTATAGTCGAGACCTCTAGAGGGTTCTATATTTGTGTGTTTACGGTGCTTATCTCTCGTGTTTGATTGTCTTTATAGCCCCACTTATGAAAAAATCTTGGCTTCCTATAATAAAATGTTGCATGAAAAGGGCCCTTGATTTGAAAGCAATTCATCTAGCTATGTGATTTGTATATTTCTATGAATTAGATTCTAGTTATGTTTTCCAGATGTGTTTGGTTTTTGGTGttaaataaactgaactgaactggtAGATGAAGATCAACACACTGCAGAGCCAGCTTGGTAACTGTGCATGCTGTCATCATGCCATTCAACAGACTTTCTATAGTGCGAATCATATTTACATTGGAATAAGGTGTCGTGCAGTAATATGCCCACATGCCTTGCTTTAAAGACATCGTGTGATGAGGAGATTGAATAAAGGGCAGTTTATCCATCAGTTgcgatacacacacacacacacacacacacacaaaaaggccaatcttatatgtgaccctgcaccacaaaaccaacaaaaagtcgccagacatggattttcagttgggagcagattctgaaagagcagactgtaagctttgcaatgatgcataactcaattcaaatggactcccttaacctacctaaatactggaaagaaaacacatactctggaaaagtgtgaactgagaaaagatgcTCTGAAGTAaacggtctattcaagcgcttaatctttagcAAGCGgtgctagctgtgccatgaaagtTACAatacacaggatgtaaaccaccggagcaacaacaatgaagggattatcagatttagCTGAAATTAGGCCTGTTCTATAAgaacattctgcccatgattaatgctaactttcaaagcagtagcgtcatcttttcaaaagttattagacctgaaagtgaagagtgtgcaaaggatttcaaggcCTTCAagtcatacctgatcattctactcctCCCCAAAAaatggttgtagaaaaactgctaaaaacacactttcatgTTCAGATACCAAACTGcagtataatgtagaagaaggatagctctttcagaagatatgaaaaactcaagattgacttggttgaaccatttcaccttttttgagtcctcacttaaaatcaaggggtgcgactttttgtttgttttgtggtgcacggtcacatatgtcaAACCACATCTCTTTGACTTTGCCTTCATATTGCAGCGTCTAGGAtatttgaaagaatgaatggCATAATTTGTGTTTCAAGCATGAATCCATAAAATCTTTTCTCACTAATACTACTAGGGTGTAATGATGAACACTGTGATACAATACATTGCATCCCGTACGTGATACATAAACTTTCAGAAAATGAAGCAGAAAACTTGTTTAATGTGTGATTGATTTGTGGATGCATTTCCCATAACAGTGACTGAGCATatgctacaatgtacaagtatttAGTGTTGAGTTGTAGTGTGTGGTTAAAATGTGATTATGTTATACCGTGTAAATTGGTTATCTCCCTTCTATTATTGAAACATGTTGTACAGCAGGGCAGCTGTGTTTGTAAATCATGTTTTtgctgttatttttattttcatagcaATCACAAATATCCGTGTCGAACCATTTTCCCCCAAAAAAGTATCATGCTACTTGCTGTAAAAATGGAAACTTTCACACATTTTGCATGACATGAAACTAACTTGAAAATGGAAGTACCTGGTATGCTagtattttgtttgttactgttatgtgtattttgttttctgtttttaattctgtgaaATTAAAAGCACGTGAAATTACAATTTGTGCCTGAGGCAGCATGaaaaattattcattattcatgaaaatgtccacttttacagaaggCTCTTGGGCAAACTAAATGTCATGAAAGCCATCCATGAAGGGGCCACTTTTTCTTTACCCACTTTTCAGGTGCAGCTGTTGCCTGTGTCCAGTAAGCTAGTGTTTTATAGTAATCACTCTTTGTCATGATGGTAAAAATGGATATTGACATCTTTTTGTTGATAATTTTGATTGTGTCACACAGGCTGAAGTTGAAGAAGCACTGAAGAGGATTCTCTCACACAAGGGTGTGATTGGCTACATCATTGTCAACTCAGAAGGTAAAGGGAAAATATAATGCCTGGCTGGTGACCAGGGTTGTGCAATTTCTAACAAGCTTATCTTtgtaagagaagaaaaatgattagtagtagtagtagtagtagcagtagtatttGTTTATTGCATTGTATGCGTGCATGTCCACTGTACTGTGTTAGTTTAGCTGTACACTTGTAGCTGTGAAAGTTTTCATCAGTGTGAACTTGACACCATTTTGAGATAGAAGTTGCTCACTCAAGTGCCTGCTGAATATCACCATTATTAGTTACCTGTGGATTGTGGTACTGTTGTCCcataacagttttttttttccttccatatcaaattcaattcaatttaaagaTAAATCACTGACTAGACCCTGCTTGAGAAAAAGACATCTCAAAATGaaatcactttttctttcacttgATAGAATATACTACATTTGCAGATTTGAACCAtgtttgaaagggcatgtatgtttctgtttgctgccctgtttgtttgtcttattCACTTACAATACTCCTTTGTGGTCCAGTATTGGAAATCTTCCatcatggattaaaaaaaaaaaagaagaatttacTGTCTTATCTCTTGAATTTTCTAATGAATGGAGTGACAAGTAAACATTAGGAGAGTATGTGACAGTAGCCAGAGAAGACAGACATACAGGCTATATTTGATGGTATGAGAGGCGGGAGCCTGCAGGGACTCTGGCCTGGTGATCTCTCCCAGTCAGTGTGTTGTCCCCTTGGACACCACAAAAGACCCAAATGCAATCTGCTTCATCCTGTTTCTGGTAGTAACACATTTCACAAGCAGAAAGTGTACAGTCTGCACCACCAGTCCTGTTAGAATTGACTCCTTGTATTTCAAAATGGTGGTATGTATGATATATCATACCATTTGTTGGCAAAGCTATTTACTGTGAATAAGTTTAAAGAGACTTGAATGTCAAACaggtgggtttttttccccctcagaaTGAGGATATGCTCACAACCAAAGAAGCATAATATATGTGTGTTCTGTagaaataatgtatacatgatGAATCTTGTGTGTTTGCAGGCATTCCCATCAGGACAACCCTTGATAACTCAACCACTGTGCACTACGCGGGTCTCTACCACCAACTGGCTGCCAGGGCGAAAAGTAGCGTTCGGGATGTTGACCCTCAAAATGACCTGACCTTTTTCCGAGTCCGCACCAAGAGGCATGAGATCATGGTTGCGCCAGGTTAGTTTTATAAACACACCTCATTTTTATATGGAAATGCAAAGTGTACAATAGGAAATTCAAAATGATCATAGTGGCAAAACACAGGATTTTGAAGTTACTTAGTAATTCAAGTTTATTAACAAGGGCGACATCTTTGTGAGTCtgtatttttgcatttctcacgCCTGATGTAAGATTTTGACTCATGCTACTGGTGATCATATTTGTTCAAAGTGCTTAGCAACCTTGTATGGTTAGAAATGTAAATTTACCATAGCATTTGCAGATTGTTGTCGGACATTTAGGAGAGAtaaatgcaaaaatacatatttatgcatgctGTCATTGAATTATGTAAACTGTGAACAAATTGTTAGTCTGTAGCAATAATGTCCTTATTTTGTGGCTACTTAAAACCAGATTGGTACTGCAAACCTTGATTGGTTAAGATCTATAGGACCGTTATTGACTAATTCAAAATTGTACCTGTGTCAGTCAGGTGAAGGCATTTGCATTCTGGTTGCATACCAGACCTAGATAACCCAAATAGTGTTGCAACAAATGTTAATACTTAATTTAAAGAGTGTTGCACAATAAGCAATATGATGTTCAAGCTTTTCAATTGCTGAGAGTTTTGTGGACTGCATATTGCATAAATGAAAGCATTTGAAAATCAGCTATAATATGTAGAAACATATGATGTAAAGCTTATGTAAAGTTTTCTTGTTGAGGCACTCAACTGTTGCCAGCAGTCTTTCACTTCCCTCTTTTCATCCTGTCcatttgcttgttgttgtttttttctcacagATAAGGAATACATGTTCCTGGTGATACAAAATCCAACAGAAACCTAGACAGTGGAGGCGGGAAAACTGCAATGAAGTATATTCATGCCTTCCCAACTTGTTCATACAAGAAGTTCATTATCTGTGTCACCAAGGCTCTCATATGTCCAAAGTTatgtttaaaatcaaacattgaTATCAAATGTAGGTTCAACATGCTCATTTATGTGATGTGAAGAGGTAAcctgttttatattttcatgtttggTTTCAAAAGTAGCCTTGTAGGCTCCAGGACCCAGATGCCATTTATCCGTTTTAATTCTGAGCAAAACACAGTTTGCTTTTTTCACTAATCTTCCATTGACAAGAAGTTTATTTGGGTTCATCCACTGACATGAATCGCTTGTCACCTTTGTGCAAGCTGTCCAGTCTAAAATATGCTTTCATCAAAGTAATGAATAAACTTTGGCAAGAAGAGACTGTGTGATATGTAATTATCTGTAAATACTGTAGTAAGTTGTAAGATAACAGTGcacgtgtgtatatgtgtagtgCACATTATATTCTGTAAATGCCCAAAGCCTAAGCATATATGTCATTACAGAGATATTTAGCTCGTTCAATTCCAGGTGATATtgcagtttggaaaaaaaaaaaaagataaggaaATTAGTGATTGTTGTTGCTTAGCAGTTAATCAGCACACTGCAAAGCCCAGGACTTAAGGCCGtagaatattttcttttcttttctttttttttctgtatgggTAATGAGGCAGTTTAGTGTGACTTGCCATATTTATCGGTGATAGAATTAAGTCCTCCAAATGTTTTGAGTCTCATATGGTTGAAGAGACTTGCTGATTTTTTAGGTATGTTTGTGAAAAATCAGTGGTGCATGTGAATGTATTGATCCATGAGACCGAAgttcaaatttgatttcaagaaaaatatgcATGCTAGTGGTTACACAGAGTATGTTTAATGATTATGTGCCACACCATTACCATGGTTTATCAGGGTATTGTGAAGTTGTGCAGCATGGTCATAAGAATGGATAGAGAAAGAGAATCTAATGTAATGTCTTGGCTCAATATTTTGATTGTATGAATTAGGAGCCGACAGTATAAAAACCAGATAATTAAGCTGTTTAATTCTCTGTGGAAGAGAGGATCAAATACAGTAGCGCCAAGTTTATGTCATATCAGGGGTCTTGGAGAAGTACCGAAAATGTGAAATCTAATGAAACAGACATGCTATGGATGTTGCACTTGACTATCTGTCATCAGTGGCGTAAAGTGCTTAACTTAGCATACTGGCATTCAAGCTGCTTTTCCTGAATGCAAATGTAAACTGAGTCACAATTATCATTTCTCGATTAACTTCAATGTATTTCCTG from Diadema setosum chromosome 9, eeDiaSeto1, whole genome shotgun sequence includes the following:
- the LOC140232553 gene encoding dynein light chain roadblock-type 2-like, which gives rise to MAEVEEALKRILSHKGVIGYIIVNSEGIPIRTTLDNSTTVHYAGLYHQLAARAKSSVRDVDPQNDLTFFRVRTKRHEIMVAPDKEYMFLVIQNPTET